One Alnus glutinosa chromosome 3, dhAlnGlut1.1, whole genome shotgun sequence genomic region harbors:
- the LOC133864751 gene encoding transcription initiation factor TFIID subunit 9, whose product MAEGDEDLPRDAQIVKSLLKSMGVEDYEPRVIHQFLELWYRYVVDILTDSQVYSEHAGKAAIDCDDVKLAIQSKVNLSFSQPPPREVLLELARNRNKIPLPRSIAGPGIPLPPEQDTLLSPNYQLAIPKKQPSPAVEETEEDEEGADPNLSQEQKTDMPQHTPQRVSFPLTKRPK is encoded by the exons CTGAGGGAGATGAGGACTTGCCAAGGGATGCTCAGATTGTGAAGTCACTGCTGAAATCTATGGGTGTTGAGGACTATGAACCTCGTGTTATACACCAATTTCTGGAACTGTGGTATCGATATGTAGTTGATATATTGACAGATTCACAGGTCTACTCCGAGCATGCTGGAAAGGCTGCAATAGACTGTGATGATGTCAAGCTTGCCATTCAGTCAAAAGTCAATCTTAGCTTCTCCCAACCACCACCAAGAGAG GTCCTACTAGAGCTGGCTCGAAACCGGAACAAAATACCATTGCCAAGGTCAATAGCTGGCCCTGGTATTCCTCTCCCGCCTGAACAGGACACGCTGCTCAGCCCCAACTACCAACTTGCAATCCCAAAGAAGCAACCTTCCCCTGCAGTTGAAGAAACCGAGGAGGACGAAGAGGGTGCTGATCCCAACCTCTCACAAGAACAGAAGACAGATATGCCGCAGCATACTCCTCAAAGAGTGTCCTTTCCTCTCACAAAACGTCCCAAGTGA